From the genome of Candidatus Competibacteraceae bacterium:
ACCGCGGCGGCAATGGTGTCGTGATTGGATTTACAGTCAATATCCTGCACGAAGGATTTGTCGATTTTCAGCCGATCAAGAGGAAATCGTTGTAAATATCCCAGATTGGAATAACCCGTTCCGAAGTCGTCGATACTCAACTTGACCCCAAGCTCCTTGAGCGCATACAAGGATTCCAGCAAACCCTCGTCCATCAGCAAGCTTTCGGTGATTTCCAGTTCCAACAGCTCCGCTTGCAATCCGGTTTCTTGCAAGGCCATTGCGATCCGCTTGAGGAAATGAGGATCGGAAAATTGCCGCGGCGACAGATTAACCGCCATGCGCAAATCAGAAAGCCCGTCCCTCGTCTGCCAAGCACGAGCTTGGGCGCAAGCGGTGCGGAGCACCCACTCCCCGATCGGCACGATCAAACCGGTTTCTTCCGCGACCGGAATAAAGTCAACCGGCGATACCAGCCCCAATTCCAGACTGTTCCAGCGCAGCAACGCTTCCACTCCAGTAACGCGGCCGCTGTCCAGCGCAACCTGTGGCTGGTAGTAAATGATCAGCTCCTGATTTTGCAGCGCCTTACGCAAATGGTTTTCCAGGACCAGGCGCTGGGTAGCGGCCACGTTCCTTGAATGGGAAAACATCTGATAGTTATTCCGGCCGCGATCCTTCGCGTGGTAAAGCGCGGTGTCGGCGTGCTTTAGCAGAACCTCCATGTCTTCGCCATCGCAAGGATACAGGGCGATACCGATGCTGCAACCGGTGAATACTTCCTCGTTATCCACCACGAACGGCTGGGCCATGACCTCCAATACCTTTCGCGCCACTTGGGTCACTGCGTCAACGTGGTTGATCTCGGTCAACACGATGACAAACTCATCGCCCCCGAGTCGGGCCAGTAAATCTTGGGGCAATGGAGTATCCGGACGAGCGATATAATCCTGATCGCTGAACCGCAGACACTCTGGTAGCCGATTAGCCACCTGTTGCAGCAGCAAATCGCCTACCCGGTGACCCAGCGAGTCGTTAATCCGTTTGAATTGATCCAAATCCAGGAACATCACCGCCAACAAGCACGAGTGCATTCGGGAGATTTCTATCGCTTCCCGCAAACGCTCCTGCAACATCACACGGTTCGGCAAATGGGTCAGATTATCGTAATAAGCCAGAAAGCGGATGCGCTCCTCGGCGCGCTTACGATCCGATATGTCTTCGCGCAACCAGACGAAATGGGTAATCGCGCCGTGTGGGTTTCGAATAGCGGAGATGTGCGCCGATTCCCAGAAAAACTCGCCATCCTTACGGCGACTGCACAATTCTCCCTGCCAGACCCCGCCACTGGTAATCAACCGGTACATGCGCTGATATTCCTCGGCGTTCAAGGTACTGGTTTGCAGAAAATAAGGGTTTTTTCCCCGAATTTCTTCCAGCAGATAACCACTGACTTCGGAGAATTTCGGATTGACGTATTCAATATTGCCGTAGATGTCGGTGATGAGAATGGAGACCGGATTCTGCTCGATCGCATAGGAGAGCTTGCGCATATCCTCCTCGGCTTGGCGTCGTTCGGTAATGTCTTGCCCGACGATCACCAAGCCCGCGACAACGCCTTCGGCGTCGGCAAATCCGGAGAGGTTCCAAAGCAAGATACGCTCATCGCCGTTCAGCGCCCGGATGGTGCTCTCAAAACTTTGCGGGTTCCCCAACAGTGCGCCCCAGTCGCCGGCCACCGGCAAGGCGTCCGCAAAGTCAGCGGCTACCGGCCAGCCCCTGCGCAAGAAAAAAAACCGTTCCGCAACCGGATTGAACTCGACCACCTGACCCTTGCGGTCCAGCACCATAATGACACTACCCGCCGCGTTTACCAGGGTACGAAACCGCTCTTCGCTGTTCTGTAAGTCCCGCAGTGTCCAACTGGCGCGCAAGATATACCGTACTCGTTGATGCAGGATCAGCCACTGGATCGGCTTGGTCAGAAAATCGGTTGCTCCGGCCTGATAAGCCCGTTCGATGGATTCGACATCATCCAGGCCGGTCACCATGACGATCGGCAAATTCCGACCTCCGACCAAACCCCGCAACGCGGTACAGGTCGCAAACCCGTCCATACCCGGCATCACCACATCCAGCAATACCAAGTCGGGCTGGTGTTGCTGGAAAACCTCGAGCGCTTGCTCGCCACCGCAAGCTTCCAGAATGGTGAATCCACCTTGCCGGAGCGAGGCACCAGTCAGCAAGCGTTGACCATCGTCATCATCCACGATCAAAATCGATGGCTGCTTGGTCCGCCCCGTCGTTTCTTCTTGCGAATCGCTCCTGCTGGGCATGGATCTACTCATTGGTTTCAATGAAATTATCGTCTTTCACCCTCTTGCGCCAGTTGCCCCCGCAACGCAACCCGCACCATGGCGAATTCCTGCTCGATCGCCACTACATAAGCCATTGCATCCGGCACTGGCCCCGCCCGCGCCATCGTTTCCAGTTCCTTGCACAAGCCCTGCATCCGTACCGCACCCACATTGGCGCTGCTGGACTTCAGAGTGTGCGCCACCATTCGCAACCCTTCGCGCTCTCCAACCTTCGCCGCGCCGCGCAATTGCTCCAGCAGGGTCTCGGTATTGCGCTGATACAAATCGACCAGCCGCGCCATCAGTCCCGGCGATCCATTGCGTTCCATCCCGCGAATGTTTTCCAGCACCGCCGCGTCCAGCGCCGCCGATGGGTTGTCGAAGGTTGTGGCGGCGGGCGCGGCGGGCGGCGTCTTGCCCGGCGCCATGTCGGCATCTGGCTCGCTTGCCGCCTCATCCTGCGTTTCGAATGCCGGCAACCAGCGCTTTAGCACCATCGCCAATTCTTCCCTGACGAACGGTTTGCACAGATAATCATCCATTCCGGCCTCCAGGCAACGCTCCCGGTCGCCACGGACCGCATGCGCCGTTACCGCCACGATGGGCAGATGCGACGCGGCCAAACCGCCACCGGCGGTGGTGCATTCGCGCGCCCGAATGACCGCCGTGGCTTGGAAACCGTCCATGACCGGCATTTGGCAATCCATCAGCACGACATCATAGGAATGCCGGACGAGTTCATCGGTCGCTTTTTGGCCGTTGCCGGCAATATCCACCTGACAGCCCATCTGGTCCAGCATTGTACTCGCCACCTCCTGATTGATGAGGTTGTCTTCGACCAGCAGAACGCGAGCGCCGGGGAAACGCAAGCACCGTGGTGCGATCGGATCATTTTTTTCCTTCGGCCGCGGACGGCCGGAGTCCACATCATCGAGCAGCTTGCGCAAGCACTTGTGCAATACTTCTTTGCGCACGGGCTTATGCAAATGACAGGCTTGTATCTGGCGGGCCTTCTCGTACTGGTCGCCTTGGAACATCACCGAAGTCAACAAAATCAGTTTGGTATCGCGTAGTTGCGGTTCACCGCGGATGGCCAGCGCCAGATCCAGTCCACTCATCCCGGGCATGATCCCATCCAGCAGGGCGACCGTGTAGGGATCGCCGACCCGGCGCGCATCGCCCAGCAAGCGCAGGGCCTCGGCGCCGTCAACCGCGCCGTCGCTGCGCATGCCCCAGACATCGAGCAAGTGGTGCAGGATTTCCCGGTTGGTCTGGTTATCGTCCACCACCAGCGCACGCAAGCCATTGAGATCACACGATGGCTCGGCTCCTCGCACCGCCACCGCATCGACCGCGCGCTTGAATTCCAGATCAAACCAAAAATTCGAGCCTTGGCCAACGACACTGTCCACGGCAATCTTGCCCCCCATCATCGCCACCAGTTGCTTGACGATCGTCAAGCCCAAACCAGTGCCGCCATATTTGCGGGTGGTGGAACCGTCGGCCTGATCGAAGGCGTTGAAGATATTCTGCCACCCTTCTTCGGGAATGCCGATCCCGGTATCGCGAATCTCAAAGCGCAAGCGATAGGCGGAGGCACTCTGTTCGAGCATGGTCACTTGCAGGACCACTTCGCCGCGCTCGGTGAATTTAATGGCGTTGCTCAACAAATTGGCGAGGATTTGGCGCAGACGAATGGGGTCCCCAAAAACGGCGATCGGTTCTAACGGGAGCGAACAGGCAAGTTCCAGATCCTTGCGCTGCGCCTGTTCCGCGAACAGAGTTATCGTTTCCTCCACCTGTTCCAACAGATTGAAGTCGACGGATTCCAGTTCCAACTTACCGGATTCGATCTTGGAAAAATCCAGTACGTCGTTGATCACTTTGAGCAGACTAACGCCCGATTGGTGGATGATGCCCACAAAATAGCGTTGCTTGGCTTGCAACTCGGTTTCCAACAATAAATCCACCATACCCAGAACGCCATTCATGGGGGTGCGGATTTCGTGGCTCATGTTGGCCAGGAATTGGGATTTTGCTCGATTCGCGGCCTCGGCCCGTTCCTTGGCCACGCTCAATTCCACAACCAGATCGCGTAATTCGTCGTTGGCGGCGGAAAGATCGAGTGTGCGTGCCGCGACTTCCGCTTCCAGACCCGCGCTGTAATGGGCCAATTCAGCGTCGCGACGCTGGATTTGCGCCAACATGCCGTTGAATCCTTCCACTAGCGCACCCAATTCGTCGTTGCTG
Proteins encoded in this window:
- a CDS encoding EAL domain-containing protein — translated: MPSRSDSQEETTGRTKQPSILIVDDDDGQRLLTGASLRQGGFTILEACGGEQALEVFQQHQPDLVLLDVVMPGMDGFATCTALRGLVGGRNLPIVMVTGLDDVESIERAYQAGATDFLTKPIQWLILHQRVRYILRASWTLRDLQNSEERFRTLVNAAGSVIMVLDRKGQVVEFNPVAERFFFLRRGWPVAADFADALPVAGDWGALLGNPQSFESTIRALNGDERILLWNLSGFADAEGVVAGLVIVGQDITERRQAEEDMRKLSYAIEQNPVSILITDIYGNIEYVNPKFSEVSGYLLEEIRGKNPYFLQTSTLNAEEYQRMYRLITSGGVWQGELCSRRKDGEFFWESAHISAIRNPHGAITHFVWLREDISDRKRAEERIRFLAYYDNLTHLPNRVMLQERLREAIEISRMHSCLLAVMFLDLDQFKRINDSLGHRVGDLLLQQVANRLPECLRFSDQDYIARPDTPLPQDLLARLGGDEFVIVLTEINHVDAVTQVARKVLEVMAQPFVVDNEEVFTGCSIGIALYPCDGEDMEVLLKHADTALYHAKDRGRNNYQMFSHSRNVAATQRLVLENHLRKALQNQELIIYYQPQVALDSGRVTGVEALLRWNSLELGLVSPVDFIPVAEETGLIVPIGEWVLRTACAQARAWQTRDGLSDLRMAVNLSPRQFSDPHFLKRIAMALQETGLQAELLELEITESLLMDEGLLESLYALKELGVKLSIDDFGTGYSNLGYLQRFPLDRLKIDKSFVQDIDCKSNHDTIAAAVIAMARSLGLSIIAEGVETKSQLAVLRALDCDEIQGYYFSHPQPPEKILGILKSHLKSD
- a CDS encoding response regulator, giving the protein MVTFDRLSIKNKLMVVMLLTNALVLLAVGMALIVNETFSQRRVAQAQLVTLANVIGANTASALLFNDLKAAEQNLAVLRTKPDVLYTLIEDPQEKILAEYRAAGLEDQQRNRMQKWREELESEYEKRVAQGGQATLSETGLFGAQGRMLAVKWPIQQDGQTLGYIEIFSDLQELSENLYRYYGIIAGLLVASLALAALLASRFQGLISGPILQLRNAMREIAKTRDYAVRVACSSNDELGALVEGFNGMLAQIQRRDAELAHYSAGLEAEVAARTLDLSAANDELRDLVVELSVAKERAEAANRAKSQFLANMSHEIRTPMNGVLGMVDLLLETELQAKQRYFVGIIHQSGVSLLKVINDVLDFSKIESGKLELESVDFNLLEQVEETITLFAEQAQRKDLELACSLPLEPIAVFGDPIRLRQILANLLSNAIKFTERGEVVLQVTMLEQSASAYRLRFEIRDTGIGIPEEGWQNIFNAFDQADGSTTRKYGGTGLGLTIVKQLVAMMGGKIAVDSVVGQGSNFWFDLEFKRAVDAVAVRGAEPSCDLNGLRALVVDDNQTNREILHHLLDVWGMRSDGAVDGAEALRLLGDARRVGDPYTVALLDGIMPGMSGLDLALAIRGEPQLRDTKLILLTSVMFQGDQYEKARQIQACHLHKPVRKEVLHKCLRKLLDDVDSGRPRPKEKNDPIAPRCLRFPGARVLLVEDNLINQEVASTMLDQMGCQVDIAGNGQKATDELVRHSYDVVLMDCQMPVMDGFQATAVIRARECTTAGGGLAASHLPIVAVTAHAVRGDRERCLEAGMDDYLCKPFVREELAMVLKRWLPAFETQDEAASEPDADMAPGKTPPAAPAATTFDNPSAALDAAVLENIRGMERNGSPGLMARLVDLYQRNTETLLEQLRGAAKVGEREGLRMVAHTLKSSSANVGAVRMQGLCKELETMARAGPVPDAMAYVVAIEQEFAMVRVALRGQLAQEGERR